In one window of Kitasatospora sp. MMS16-BH015 DNA:
- a CDS encoding DUF5682 family protein codes for MSVEIELLGVRHHGPGSARAVAAALARLRPDAVLIEGPPEADAIAALAADKTMVPPVALLAHAVEDPARAAFWPFAEFSPEWVALRYAVDRDLPVRFIDLPAAYGLAEGAPQHESGASDPIGELARAAGYEDSERWWEDTVEHRGEAETFAAVAEAMTALREQAPTGTRDELREAYMRQQLRAARRAGHQRIAVVCGAWHVPALATLPTVAQDKAVLAGLPKKTKVEITWVPWTHRRLSQHTGYGAGIDSPGWYHHLFTAPEADPLPRWITRAAELLRAEDHPVSSAHVIEAVRLAATLAVMRGRPLAGLTETLDAIRAVLCDGSDVALGLVRERLVVGDALGEVPEATPTVPLQRDLARVQRALRLKPEAEQRVLDLDLRKELDAGRSLLLHRLRLLGLDWGTPAHSSSTGTFRESWRLCWEPEYAVRVVEAAQWGTTVEEAAAAKAVETALTADGLPALTALAERCLLAGLPGALPVVLRVLADRAALDTDVAELAAALPALVRALRYGDVRGTDAGALDGVARALADRICIGLPAAGTGLDAAGAEAMRQHLDAVHGAVALLRGDSAEAGDDLGERWAATLHSLVRREPGGGAATGVPGLLRGRAVRLLLDDGRLDSAEAGRRMGLVLSVATAPGDAAGWVEGFLSGGGALLLHDPLLLGLLDEWLCGVSEEVFVDVLPLLRRTFSTLETGVRRTIGERVAAGPLDAPGPSAVVVELDEVRADAVMPVLAHLLGTAHH; via the coding sequence ATGAGCGTGGAGATCGAGCTGCTCGGGGTGCGCCACCACGGCCCCGGTTCGGCCCGGGCGGTGGCCGCCGCCCTGGCCCGGCTGCGGCCGGACGCGGTGCTGATCGAGGGCCCGCCGGAGGCGGACGCGATCGCGGCGCTGGCCGCCGACAAGACCATGGTGCCGCCGGTGGCGCTGCTCGCCCACGCGGTGGAGGACCCGGCCCGGGCCGCGTTCTGGCCGTTCGCCGAGTTCTCGCCCGAGTGGGTCGCGCTGCGGTACGCCGTCGACCGCGACCTGCCGGTCCGGTTCATCGACCTGCCGGCCGCGTACGGACTGGCCGAGGGCGCCCCGCAGCACGAGAGCGGCGCGAGCGACCCGATCGGCGAGCTGGCCCGGGCCGCCGGGTACGAGGACAGCGAGCGCTGGTGGGAGGACACCGTCGAGCACCGGGGCGAGGCCGAGACTTTCGCCGCCGTGGCCGAGGCGATGACCGCCCTGCGCGAGCAGGCCCCGACCGGCACCCGGGACGAGCTGCGCGAGGCGTACATGCGCCAGCAGCTGCGGGCCGCCCGCCGGGCCGGCCACCAGCGGATCGCCGTGGTCTGCGGCGCCTGGCACGTGCCCGCGCTGGCCACCCTGCCGACCGTGGCCCAGGACAAGGCGGTGCTGGCCGGCCTGCCCAAGAAGACCAAGGTGGAGATCACCTGGGTGCCCTGGACGCACCGCCGGCTCTCCCAGCACACCGGCTACGGCGCGGGCATCGACTCGCCCGGCTGGTACCACCACCTCTTCACCGCCCCCGAGGCCGACCCGCTGCCGCGCTGGATCACCCGGGCCGCCGAGCTGCTGCGCGCCGAGGACCACCCGGTCTCCTCGGCCCACGTGATCGAGGCCGTCCGGCTGGCCGCCACGCTGGCCGTGATGCGCGGCCGGCCGCTGGCCGGGCTGACCGAGACGCTGGACGCGATCCGGGCCGTGCTCTGCGACGGCTCCGACGTGGCGCTCGGGCTGGTGCGGGAGCGGCTGGTGGTCGGCGACGCGCTCGGCGAGGTGCCGGAGGCCACGCCCACCGTGCCGCTCCAGCGCGACCTGGCGAGGGTGCAGCGCGCGCTGCGGCTCAAGCCGGAGGCGGAGCAGCGGGTGCTCGACCTCGACCTGCGCAAGGAGCTGGACGCGGGCCGCTCGCTGCTGCTGCACCGGCTGCGGCTGCTCGGCCTCGACTGGGGCACCCCGGCGCACTCCTCCTCCACCGGCACCTTCCGGGAGAGCTGGCGGCTGTGCTGGGAGCCCGAGTACGCCGTCCGGGTGGTCGAGGCCGCCCAGTGGGGCACCACGGTCGAGGAGGCCGCCGCCGCCAAGGCGGTGGAGACGGCACTGACGGCCGACGGCCTGCCGGCTCTCACCGCGCTGGCCGAGCGCTGCCTGCTGGCCGGCCTGCCCGGCGCCCTGCCGGTCGTCCTGCGGGTGCTCGCCGACCGGGCGGCCCTGGACACGGACGTGGCCGAACTGGCCGCCGCCCTCCCGGCGTTGGTCCGCGCGCTGCGCTACGGCGATGTCCGGGGCACGGACGCGGGGGCCTTGGACGGGGTGGCCCGGGCGCTGGCCGACCGGATCTGCATCGGCCTGCCGGCCGCCGGCACGGGGTTGGACGCGGCCGGGGCGGAGGCGATGCGGCAGCACCTGGACGCGGTGCACGGCGCGGTGGCGCTGCTGCGGGGCGATTCGGCGGAGGCCGGCGACGATCTCGGCGAGCGGTGGGCCGCGACCCTGCACTCGCTGGTGCGGCGGGAGCCCGGCGGCGGGGCGGCGACGGGGGTGCCGGGGCTGCTGCGGGGCCGGGCGGTGCGGCTGCTGCTCGACGACGGGCGGCTCGACTCGGCGGAGGCCGGGCGGCGGATGGGGCTGGTGCTCTCCGTCGCGACGGCGCCGGGGGACGCGGCCGGCTGGGTGGAGGGCTTCCTCTCCGGCGGCGGGGCGCTGCTGCTGCACGATCCGCTGCTGCTGGGGCTGCTCGACGAGTGGCTCTGCGGGGTCTCGGAGGAGGTCTTCGTGGACGTGCTGCCGCTGCTGCGGCGGACGTTCTCGACCTTGGAGACGGGCGTGCGGCGGACCATCGGGGAGCGGGTGGCGGCGGGCCCGCTCGATGCCCCGGGGCCGAGCGCGGTCGTCGTGGAATTGGACGAGGTGCGGGCGGATGCGGTGATGCCGGTGCTGGCGCACCTCTTGGGAACGGCTCACCACTGA
- a CDS encoding AAA family ATPase: MTTGTEVLREHAEDAYAAELAALAAQDDRPRPERWRLSPWAVATYLLGGELPDGTVITPKYVGPRRIVEVAVTTLATDRALLLLGVPGTAKTWVSEHLAAAVSGDSTLLVQGTAGTPEEAVRYGWNYAQLLAHGPSRDALVPSPIMRAMTDGKIARVEELTRIPADVQDSLITILSEKTLPVPELGGETQAVRGFNLIATANDRDRGVNELSSALRRRFNTVVLPLPGSLDEEVEIVARRVGQLGRSLDLPELPAGAEEIRRVVTVFRELRDGVTTDGRTKVKTPSGTLSTAEAISVVTNGLALAAHFGDGVLRAADVTTGIAGAVLRDPVADRAVWREYVEGVVREREGWKDFYRAAREHAN; the protein is encoded by the coding sequence ATGACGACTGGCACCGAGGTGCTCCGCGAGCACGCCGAGGATGCCTACGCCGCCGAGCTGGCCGCCCTCGCGGCGCAGGACGACCGGCCGCGTCCGGAGCGCTGGCGGCTCTCGCCCTGGGCGGTGGCCACCTACCTGCTCGGCGGCGAGCTGCCGGACGGCACCGTGATCACGCCCAAGTACGTGGGCCCGCGCCGGATCGTCGAGGTGGCCGTCACCACGCTGGCCACCGACCGGGCGCTGCTGCTGCTGGGCGTGCCCGGCACCGCCAAGACGTGGGTCTCCGAGCACCTGGCCGCCGCCGTCAGCGGCGACTCCACGCTGCTCGTCCAGGGCACCGCCGGCACCCCCGAGGAGGCCGTCCGGTACGGCTGGAACTACGCCCAGCTGCTCGCCCACGGCCCCAGCCGGGACGCGCTGGTGCCCTCGCCGATCATGCGGGCGATGACGGACGGCAAGATCGCCCGGGTCGAGGAGCTCACCCGCATCCCGGCCGACGTGCAGGACAGCCTGATCACCATCCTCTCCGAGAAGACCCTGCCGGTGCCGGAGCTCGGCGGCGAGACCCAGGCCGTCCGCGGCTTCAACCTGATCGCCACCGCCAACGACCGCGACCGGGGCGTCAATGAGCTCTCCAGTGCGCTGCGCCGCCGGTTCAACACCGTGGTGCTGCCGCTGCCCGGCTCGCTGGACGAGGAGGTGGAGATCGTCGCCCGCCGGGTCGGCCAGCTCGGCCGCTCGCTCGACCTGCCCGAACTCCCGGCCGGGGCCGAGGAGATCCGCCGGGTGGTGACCGTCTTCCGCGAGCTGCGGGACGGCGTCACCACCGACGGCCGCACCAAGGTGAAGACCCCCAGCGGCACCCTCTCCACCGCCGAGGCCATCTCGGTGGTCACCAACGGCCTCGCGCTGGCCGCCCACTTCGGCGACGGCGTGCTGCGCGCGGCCGACGTCACCACCGGCATCGCCGGGGCCGTGCTGCGCGATCCGGTGGCCGACCGGGCGGTCTGGCGCGAGTACGTGGAGGGCGTGGTGCGCGAGCGGGAGGGCTGGAAGGACTTCTACCGGGCCGCCCGCGAGCACGCCAACTAG
- a CDS encoding SWIM zinc finger family protein translates to MEERWSTDHVLSLAPDQASRKAAGKLAGPAPWSQTGWAGGALWGLCKGSGSTPYRTVVDLGGPASKCSCPSRKFPCKHGLGLLLLWSGGAELATEAEAPEWAAEWLTARRQPARPSKKAAPADPAAARRRAEQRAARVAAGAQELRLRLTDRVRHGLADQGSTDWSEIAARMVDAQAPGLAGRVRHLSETPPQGQLAEYAMLHLLAGAYGRVGELPEPLAATVRTRVGHTTDTAELLAGPTVRDRWLVLGSRTTGPEGGADGQLTTRRIWLRGAKTGRPALLLSFGRPGTAPDLALPAGTVLEAELAYHPGARPLRAVLAHRHGTPEPAPATPPPGLTPAEAAAAYGEALTEDPWLEHWPTTLAAVVPVLTPEGWRLTDGDHSLPIRPAALPDTALWRLAAISAGHPVTLFGEHGHTGFAPVTAWDSAGQAVAIV, encoded by the coding sequence ATGGAGGAACGCTGGAGCACCGATCACGTCCTGTCCCTCGCCCCCGACCAGGCGTCCCGCAAGGCGGCGGGCAAGCTCGCCGGGCCCGCCCCCTGGTCGCAGACCGGCTGGGCCGGCGGCGCCCTCTGGGGCCTCTGCAAGGGCAGCGGCAGCACGCCGTACCGCACCGTCGTCGACCTCGGCGGCCCCGCGTCCAAGTGCAGCTGCCCCAGCCGCAAGTTCCCGTGCAAGCACGGGCTCGGTCTGCTGCTGCTCTGGAGCGGCGGTGCCGAGCTCGCCACCGAGGCCGAGGCCCCCGAGTGGGCCGCCGAATGGCTGACGGCCCGTCGGCAGCCCGCCCGCCCCTCCAAGAAGGCCGCCCCCGCCGATCCGGCCGCCGCCCGGCGGCGGGCCGAGCAGCGCGCCGCCCGGGTCGCGGCCGGCGCGCAGGAGCTGCGGCTGCGGCTCACCGACCGCGTCCGGCACGGCCTGGCCGACCAGGGCTCCACCGACTGGAGCGAGATCGCCGCCCGGATGGTCGACGCCCAGGCCCCCGGCCTGGCCGGCCGCGTCCGGCACCTGAGCGAGACCCCGCCCCAGGGTCAGCTCGCCGAGTACGCGATGCTGCACCTGCTGGCCGGCGCCTACGGCCGGGTCGGCGAGCTGCCCGAGCCGCTGGCGGCCACCGTCCGCACCCGGGTCGGCCACACCACCGACACCGCCGAGCTGCTGGCCGGGCCGACGGTACGGGACCGCTGGCTCGTGCTCGGCTCCCGGACCACCGGCCCCGAGGGCGGCGCCGACGGCCAGCTGACCACCCGTCGGATCTGGCTGCGCGGAGCGAAGACCGGGCGCCCCGCCCTGCTGCTCTCCTTCGGCCGTCCCGGCACCGCCCCCGACCTCGCCCTCCCGGCCGGCACCGTGCTCGAAGCCGAGCTCGCCTACCACCCGGGCGCCCGCCCGCTGCGCGCCGTCCTCGCCCACCGCCACGGCACCCCCGAACCGGCCCCCGCCACCCCGCCCCCCGGCCTGACCCCCGCCGAGGCCGCCGCCGCCTACGGCGAGGCCCTCACCGAGGACCCCTGGCTCGAACACTGGCCCACCACCCTGGCCGCCGTCGTCCCCGTCCTCACCCCCGAGGGCTGGCGCCTCACCGACGGCGACCACAGCCTCCCGATCCGCCCCGCCGCCCTCCCCGACACCGCCCTCTGGCGCCTCGCCGCCATCTCCGCCGGCCACCCCGTCACCCTCTTCGGCGAACACGGCCACACCGGCTTCGCCCCGGTCACGGCCTGGGACTCAGCCGGACAGGCAGTTGCAATCGTTTAG
- a CDS encoding DUF5691 domain-containing protein: MIPWSDLQSTALLGTDRRPLPLDAEDPATALLDLAAIATVRQRAGARPDPAVEIPEPAAPDPRPELPTAASRRLALLLRDRQSSGAAVANLAELLPQWLATARDQGYRATPALVPELLDAARARSELRPDAVTLAGPLGGWLAERNHDWRYVSRTAVQGGQPQTTDQLWHEGLFAERVTHLTRLRRQDPAAARELLRSTWSTERAEDRLLFLDTLQEGLSPADEEFLESALTDRSKNCRAMAAELLSTLPGSALGQRMAERAKAAVRYQDGKLLVTPPAECDAGMQRDGIAPKSPTGRGERAWWLGEVIAATPLALWPQETGCTPAELLALPVKDGWTEDLHEGWARAAVRQGDADWARALLGQVPSSPRPGRQVVQKRQAERTAGAAAKLLAVLPPAERAAWTAGYIAGHGLGEAFQALGACAVPWTPPLSTAVVAALRRTAGSGGYPWSHSGVLGMTERALAPETATAVEELAAEAGADSPWAETFTRLAGTLRFREAMLAELLRPAA; the protein is encoded by the coding sequence TTGATCCCCTGGAGCGATCTCCAGAGCACTGCCCTGCTCGGCACCGACCGCCGCCCGCTACCCCTCGACGCCGAGGACCCGGCCACCGCGCTGCTCGACCTGGCCGCCATAGCGACGGTGCGTCAGCGAGCCGGAGCCAGGCCAGATCCGGCCGTCGAGATACCCGAGCCGGCTGCGCCGGACCCCCGCCCGGAGCTTCCGACGGCGGCCTCCCGCCGCCTTGCGCTGCTGCTCCGCGACCGCCAGTCCAGCGGCGCCGCGGTGGCCAACCTCGCCGAGCTGCTGCCCCAGTGGCTGGCCACGGCCCGCGACCAGGGGTACCGCGCGACTCCGGCCCTCGTCCCGGAACTCCTCGATGCCGCCCGGGCCCGGAGCGAACTCCGGCCCGACGCCGTGACCTTGGCCGGCCCCCTCGGCGGCTGGCTCGCGGAGCGCAACCACGACTGGCGGTACGTCAGCCGCACGGCCGTCCAAGGCGGGCAGCCACAGACCACCGACCAGCTCTGGCACGAAGGGCTGTTCGCCGAACGCGTCACCCACCTCACCCGCCTCCGCCGTCAAGACCCAGCCGCCGCACGGGAGTTGCTCCGCTCCACCTGGTCGACCGAGCGCGCCGAGGACCGGCTGCTCTTCCTCGACACCCTCCAGGAGGGGCTCTCCCCCGCCGACGAGGAGTTCCTCGAGTCGGCCCTGACCGACCGGAGCAAGAACTGCCGGGCGATGGCCGCCGAGCTGCTCTCCACCCTGCCGGGCTCGGCCCTCGGCCAGCGGATGGCCGAGCGCGCCAAGGCCGCCGTCCGGTACCAGGACGGGAAGCTGCTCGTCACCCCGCCGGCCGAGTGCGACGCCGGGATGCAGCGGGACGGGATAGCGCCCAAGTCGCCCACCGGGCGCGGTGAACGGGCCTGGTGGCTCGGCGAGGTGATCGCGGCCACGCCACTGGCGCTCTGGCCGCAGGAGACCGGCTGCACGCCGGCGGAGCTGCTGGCGCTGCCGGTGAAGGACGGCTGGACGGAGGACCTGCACGAGGGCTGGGCCCGCGCCGCCGTCCGCCAGGGCGATGCCGACTGGGCCCGGGCGCTGCTCGGGCAGGTGCCGAGCAGCCCGCGGCCGGGGCGGCAGGTCGTGCAGAAGCGTCAGGCCGAGCGGACGGCCGGTGCCGCGGCCAAGCTGCTGGCGGTGCTGCCGCCGGCCGAGCGGGCCGCCTGGACGGCCGGGTACATCGCCGGGCACGGGCTCGGCGAGGCGTTCCAGGCGCTGGGCGCCTGTGCGGTGCCGTGGACGCCGCCGCTGAGCACCGCCGTGGTGGCGGCGCTGCGCCGGACGGCGGGCTCCGGCGGGTACCCGTGGAGCCACAGCGGGGTGCTCGGGATGACCGAACGCGCACTGGCACCCGAGACGGCCACGGCCGTCGAGGAGCTGGCGGCCGAGGCGGGGGCGGACAGCCCGTGGGCCGAGACCTTCACCAGGCTGGCGGGCACCCTGCGGTTCCGCGAGGCGATGCTCGCCGAGCTGCTCCGCCCGGCCGCCTGA
- a CDS encoding cobalamin B12-binding domain-containing protein: MGVSGPIRVVVAKPGLDGHDRGAKVIARALRDAGMEVIYTGLHQTPEQIVDTAIQEDADGIGLSILSGAHMTLCAKVIELLKERDAADITVFCGGIVPDEDIAELKAMGVADIFTPGTTTADIITWVQNNLRQSV, from the coding sequence ATGGGTGTGTCAGGCCCGATCCGGGTGGTCGTCGCCAAGCCGGGGCTCGACGGCCACGACCGGGGCGCCAAGGTCATCGCGCGGGCGCTGCGCGACGCGGGCATGGAGGTCATCTACACCGGCCTGCACCAGACCCCCGAGCAGATCGTCGACACCGCCATCCAGGAGGACGCCGACGGCATCGGCCTGTCGATCCTCTCCGGCGCGCACATGACGCTCTGCGCCAAGGTGATCGAGCTCCTGAAGGAGCGCGACGCGGCCGACATCACGGTCTTCTGCGGCGGCATCGTCCCGGACGAGGACATCGCCGAGCTCAAGGCGATGGGCGTGGCCGACATCTTCACCCCCGGCACCACCACCGCCGACATCATCACCTGGGTGCAGAACAACCTGCGTCAGTCGGTCTGA
- a CDS encoding M23 family metallopeptidase: protein MTLTPPRRAARRDRGRAATRSALLSVALPSVGALGVFAAAAALTSAHPPHRSAPPPRPGPDTPGEARAARTGARDPLPEPPQAPAPPPEPTPRQTAAAPPGYALPVEAPGLSAAYGSAGTHWAARHTGIDFPVAKGTPVRAVTDGTVSARWNPAYGYMAAVTAPDGTRTWYCHLGTYRLRRGQVRAGEVIAYSGSSGNSTGPHLHFEVHPDHGGPVDPLPWLLAHGLDPR from the coding sequence TTGACACTCACCCCACCCCGCCGCGCCGCCAGGCGCGACCGCGGCCGGGCGGCGACCCGCTCCGCCTTACTGTCCGTCGCGCTGCCCTCGGTCGGCGCCCTGGGGGTCTTCGCGGCGGCCGCGGCCCTCACCTCCGCGCACCCGCCGCACCGCTCCGCGCCACCGCCCCGGCCGGGCCCGGACACCCCCGGCGAGGCCCGGGCCGCCCGCACCGGCGCCCGCGACCCGCTCCCGGAGCCACCCCAAGCCCCCGCCCCGCCCCCGGAGCCGACGCCCCGTCAAACCGCTGCCGCCCCACCGGGCTACGCCCTGCCGGTGGAGGCCCCGGGCCTGAGCGCCGCCTACGGCTCGGCCGGCACGCACTGGGCCGCCCGGCACACCGGCATCGACTTCCCGGTGGCTAAGGGCACGCCGGTGCGGGCCGTCACCGACGGCACGGTGAGCGCCCGGTGGAACCCGGCCTACGGCTACATGGCCGCCGTCACCGCCCCGGACGGCACCCGCACCTGGTACTGCCACCTGGGCACCTACCGGCTGCGCCGGGGGCAGGTGCGGGCCGGCGAGGTGATCGCCTACTCCGGGAGCAGCGGCAACTCCACCGGCCCGCACCTGCACTTCGAGGTCCACCCCGACCACGGCGGCCCGGTGGACCCGCTGCCGTGGCTGCTCGCCCACGGCCTCGACCCGCGCTGA
- the pcrA gene encoding DNA helicase PcrA, with the protein MTSLFDDLPLPGFESLASAGSQQSQQPQPVDEPYEPPFEPSFVPSFDEEPPYEDHYGGGHEEAIPEGLFQTDHAALVERDAWHRNGAARTVTDPAQLLEGMNEPQREAVLHAGGPLLIVAGAGSGKTRVLTHRIAYLLGARGVHPGEILAITFTNKAAGEMRERVEALVGPRARAMWVSTFHSACVRILRRESKYLGFTSSFSIYDSADSQRLMALVCRDLDLDPKQFPPKSFTAKISNLKNELIDEETYAAQAANPMEKKLAEAYFLYQRRLREANALDFDDIIMTTVNLLQAFPAVAEHYRRRFRHILVDEYQDTNHAQYMLVRELSGGADTPPAELCVVGDADQSIYAFRGATIRNILQFEEDYPEARTILLEQNYRSTQTILDAANAVIERNANRRDKKLWTAGEAGEKVVGYVADDEHGEAQFIADEIDRLTDKGEARPGDVAVFYRTNAQSRVFEEVFIRVGLPYKVVGGVRFYERKEVRDVLAYLRVLSNPEDTVPLRRILNVPKRGIGDRAEAMIDALSARERISFPQALLRVDEAYGMAARSANAVRRFNELMAGLRAIVETGAGPAAVLEAVLEETGYLAELQSSTDPQDETRVENLQELAAVALEYEKDPGERPEGEDAEGVPPIGSLADFLERVALVADSDQIPDDEENSAGVITMMTLHTAKGLEFPVVFLTGMEDGIFPHMRALNQVKELEEERRLAYVGLTRARQRLYLTRSVLRSAWGQPSYNPASRFLEEIPEPLVHWKRTGAASAPPPSRGFSSSSSSSSKGGLQPKAGWGKSARKVTEREIVALAVGDRVTHDTFGLGTVTATAGVGEKAQATIDFGASGRKQLLLRYAPVEKL; encoded by the coding sequence ATGACTAGCCTCTTCGACGACCTCCCGCTCCCCGGCTTCGAGTCCCTCGCCTCCGCCGGGTCGCAGCAGTCACAGCAGCCGCAGCCCGTGGACGAGCCGTACGAGCCTCCGTTCGAGCCGTCGTTCGTGCCGTCGTTCGACGAGGAGCCGCCGTACGAGGACCACTACGGCGGTGGGCACGAGGAGGCGATCCCCGAGGGGCTGTTCCAGACCGACCACGCCGCCCTCGTCGAGCGGGACGCCTGGCACCGCAACGGCGCCGCCCGCACCGTGACCGACCCGGCGCAGCTGCTGGAGGGGATGAACGAGCCGCAGCGCGAGGCCGTGCTGCACGCGGGCGGCCCGCTGCTGATCGTGGCCGGCGCCGGCTCCGGCAAGACCCGGGTGCTGACCCACCGGATCGCCTACCTGCTGGGCGCGCGCGGGGTGCACCCCGGCGAGATCCTCGCCATCACCTTCACCAACAAGGCCGCCGGCGAGATGCGCGAGCGCGTCGAGGCCCTGGTCGGCCCGCGCGCCCGGGCGATGTGGGTCTCCACCTTCCACAGCGCCTGCGTGCGCATCCTGCGCCGGGAGAGCAAGTACCTCGGCTTCACCTCCAGCTTCTCGATCTACGACTCGGCCGACTCGCAGCGCCTGATGGCCCTGGTCTGCCGCGACCTCGACCTGGACCCGAAGCAGTTCCCGCCGAAGTCCTTCACCGCGAAGATCAGCAACCTCAAGAACGAGCTGATCGACGAGGAGACGTACGCCGCCCAGGCCGCCAACCCGATGGAGAAGAAGCTCGCCGAGGCGTACTTCCTCTACCAGCGCCGCCTGCGCGAGGCCAACGCCCTCGACTTCGACGACATCATCATGACCACGGTCAACCTGCTGCAGGCCTTCCCGGCCGTGGCCGAGCACTACCGCCGCCGGTTCCGGCACATCCTGGTCGACGAGTACCAGGACACCAACCACGCCCAGTACATGCTGGTGCGCGAGCTCAGCGGCGGCGCCGACACCCCGCCCGCCGAGCTCTGCGTGGTCGGTGACGCGGACCAGTCGATCTACGCCTTCCGCGGCGCGACCATCCGCAACATCCTCCAGTTCGAGGAGGACTACCCCGAGGCCCGCACCATCCTGCTGGAGCAGAACTACCGCTCCACCCAGACCATCCTGGACGCGGCCAACGCCGTCATCGAGCGCAACGCCAACCGCCGGGACAAGAAGCTCTGGACGGCCGGCGAGGCGGGCGAGAAGGTCGTCGGGTACGTGGCCGACGACGAGCACGGCGAGGCCCAGTTCATCGCCGACGAGATCGACCGGCTCACCGACAAGGGCGAGGCCCGCCCCGGCGACGTGGCCGTCTTCTACCGCACCAACGCGCAGTCCCGCGTGTTCGAGGAGGTGTTCATCCGGGTCGGCCTGCCGTACAAGGTGGTCGGCGGGGTGCGCTTCTACGAGCGCAAGGAGGTCCGCGACGTGCTCGCGTACCTGCGGGTGCTCTCCAACCCCGAGGACACCGTGCCGCTGCGCCGGATCCTCAACGTGCCCAAGCGCGGCATCGGCGACCGGGCCGAGGCGATGATCGACGCCCTCTCCGCGCGGGAGCGGATCAGCTTCCCCCAGGCGCTGCTGCGGGTGGACGAGGCGTACGGCATGGCCGCCCGCTCGGCCAACGCCGTGCGGCGGTTCAACGAGCTGATGGCCGGGCTGCGCGCGATCGTCGAGACCGGCGCCGGGCCGGCGGCCGTGCTGGAGGCCGTGCTGGAGGAGACCGGCTACCTGGCCGAGCTTCAGTCCTCCACCGACCCGCAGGACGAGACCCGGGTGGAGAACCTCCAGGAGCTCGCCGCCGTGGCCCTGGAGTACGAGAAGGACCCGGGCGAGCGGCCCGAGGGCGAGGACGCCGAGGGCGTGCCGCCGATCGGCTCGCTGGCCGACTTCCTGGAGCGGGTCGCGCTGGTGGCCGACTCGGATCAGATCCCGGACGACGAGGAGAACAGCGCGGGCGTCATCACGATGATGACCCTGCACACCGCCAAGGGCCTCGAGTTCCCGGTGGTCTTCCTGACCGGCATGGAGGACGGGATCTTCCCGCACATGCGGGCGCTCAACCAGGTCAAGGAGCTGGAGGAGGAGCGGCGGCTCGCGTACGTCGGCCTCACCCGGGCCAGGCAGCGGCTCTACCTGACCCGGTCGGTGCTGCGCAGCGCCTGGGGCCAGCCCTCCTACAACCCGGCCTCGCGCTTCCTGGAGGAGATCCCCGAGCCGCTGGTGCACTGGAAGCGGACGGGCGCGGCCTCGGCGCCGCCGCCCTCGCGGGGTTTCTCCAGCTCCTCGTCGAGCTCCTCGAAGGGCGGGCTGCAGCCGAAGGCGGGCTGGGGCAAGTCGGCCCGGAAGGTCACCGAGCGGGAGATCGTCGCGCTGGCCGTGGGCGACCGGGTCACCCACGACACCTTCGGTCTTGGCACCGTCACCGCCACCGCCGGGGTGGGGGAGAAGGCGCAGGCGACCATCGACTTCGGTGCCTCGGGGCGCAAGCAGCTGCTGCTGCGGTACGCGCCGGTGGAGAAGCTCTGA